The following proteins are encoded in a genomic region of Ostrinia nubilalis chromosome 1, ilOstNubi1.1, whole genome shotgun sequence:
- the LOC135075202 gene encoding putative nuclease HARBI1, translated as MNAINAIVHLANNADPARRRKLYRQRSNPFDLRDLNFKIKYRFNKDTVRTIIDLVEDDLVQSARGGGTCPELQVLVAIRCWGRREVQDDAGDLHGLSQPTVSRICARVAHAIANKANSFIKMPITIGEQERISAKFRAIKNFPGVIGAIDCTHIKIKKTGGDMAQYYINRKGYYSLNVQVVCDADLKIMDIVARWRGSTHDSRIFMESNIKQRFEDRQFRGRLIGDSGYPLLPYLFTPILRPSRPEEEAYNNAHISTRNTVERCFGVWKQRFQCLLHGLPVSLQNGKAVIIALAVLHNIAIDMNDTLLEQHMEQVPVTPQLSTENSVHDNRPSLLRRRSQLILQNFINQHF; from the exons atgaatgctataaatgcaattgtgcatttagccaataatgccgacccagcgcgacgtagaaagctctaccgccaacgaagcaacccattcgatttgcgggacctaaattttaaaataaaatataggttcaataaggacacagtgcgcaccatcatagatttggtggaagatgatctggttcagagcgctagaggtggtggcacgtgtcctgaactgcaagttttagtggccataagatgttggggacgtcgtgag gtacaagatgatgctggtgacctccatggcctaagtcagccgacagtgagccggatatgcgccagagtcgcgcatgcaatcgcgaataaggcaaattccttcatcaaaatgcctatcactataggagagcaggaaagaattagtgccaaatttagagcaattaaaaattttcctggggtgataggagccatagattgcacccacattaaaattaaaaaaaccggaggtgacatggcccagtactatattaatagaaaaggctattattccctgaatgttcag gttgtctgtgatgctgacctcaaaataatggatatagtggctagatggcgaggcagtacacatgacagtcgaatttttatggagagcaatataaaacaacgatttgaggataggcagtttagaggacgccttattggcgattcgggctaccctcttctgccatatctatttacacctattttaaggcctagtcgtccagaagaagaagcatacaataatgctcacatctcaactaggaacactgttgaaaggtgttttggggtgtggaagcagcggttccaatgcctactccatggcttaccagtaagcctccaaaatggaaaagctgtgatcatagcattggctgtattacataatatagccattgatatgaatgacacattgttag aacaacatatggagcaggtccctgtaactccgcaactttcgacggagaacagtgttcacgacaaccgaccttcattgttgaggcgtaggtcgcagttgatactacaaaattttataaatcaacatttttga
- the LOC135075210 gene encoding uncharacterized protein LOC135075210, translating to MSMTKENRPPKRQRSENWLEEDKYLLKELVKERVNAIENKNTDTNTNKRKVAAWADLQTTFNSMCAGMNRSITQLKSQWSLIKISAKKDKTIARQAQIKTGGGPPLSVPDDRADDIASWLPNEFVVDVNRFDSDSNKSELINIQEEESTQNTQDQELINNEEIQYELVVLDEEIEDTHACTTRGILEDKENKKVEAKENKAKPNFKAPAIKKKRKLLNKEGLIDLSKVRISEIAETESKCRIELHEVQMENERKKGRNLDLEHQLLQEKLKYYTHINKE from the exons atgtccatgacgaaggagaacagaccgcctaaaaggcaacgatcagaaaactggttggaggaagataag tatttgctgaaagagttggtgaaagaaagagtaaatgcaatcgaaaataaaaatacagacactaacacgaataaacggaaggttgcggcttgggctgatttacaaacaac gtttaattcaatgtgcgctggtatgaaccgctccattacccagttaaaatcgcaatggagcctcataaaaatcagtgcgaagaaagacaagaccattgctaggcaggctcaaattaaaactggcggtggtccaccattatcagtgcctgacgatagggctgatgatatagcatcttggttgcccaatgaatttgtagtcgatgttaacagatttgactcggactcaaataaaagtgaattaattaacattcaagaggaggaatcaactcaaaatacgcaagatcaggaattgataaataatgaagaaatccaatatgaattggtggtacttgatgaagaaatagaagatacacatgcttgtactactagaggcatattggaagataaagaaaataaaaaagtagaggcaaaagaaaataaagcaaaacctaattttaaagcaccagcaatcaaaaaaaaaaggaaactgttaaacaaagaaggcttaattgatttaagcaaagttaggatttccgaaattgcagaaacagaatcaaaatgccggattgaactgcatgaagttcaaatggaaaacgaacggaagaaagggagaaacttggatcttgagcatcaattattacaggaaaaacttaaatattacactcacattaataaagaataa